Proteins from a single region of Plasmodium sp. gorilla clade G2 genome assembly, contig: PADLG01_00_63, whole genome shotgun sequence:
- a CDS encoding serine repeat antigen 5, putative has product MKSYISLLFILCVIFNKNIIKCTTGSESGSGGGSPAGSAGVSENGSRGQRSATSPEQGEEQSPSGGSVQRQEQGAGQSSNEVSGDASVQKTVTSSVTPSPTTPSENKNSILVKSALLKDYMGVKVTGPCNENFVMFLVPHIYIEVDTEDTYIELRTSLRETDNFLLFESNSGSLEKKKYVKEESEGTNGEKNPSTGTVEAQDESGPTTRVDSSESSSSRSDSSGRSNSGTGSSGSSGSGNSNNGQAVSSNDSNQNNRNLHNICATGKTFKFVVYIKENTLILKWKVYGKEENNQVDVRKYMINEKESPITSILIHSYKEHNETNLIESKNYVLRSDVPEKCDALASNCFLSGNFNIEKCFQCALLVEPEKNKDECFKYLSEDIRNKFTEIKAETEDDDEDDYTEYKLTESIDNI; this is encoded by the exons atgaagTCATATATTTCCTTGTTATTCATATTGT GTGTTATatttaacaaaaatattataaaatgtacAACAGGAAGTGAAAGCGGAAGTGGAGGAGGAAGTCCAGCCGGAAGTGCAGGTGTAAGTGAAAACGGTAGTAGGGGACAAAGATCAGCAACAAGCCCAGAACAAGGTGAAGAACAAAGTCCAAGCGGTGGTTCAGTACAAAGGCAAGAACAAGGTGCAGGACAAAGTTCAAATGAAGTTTCAGGAGATGCTTCAGTACAAAAGACAGTTACTTCATCAGTAACACCATCTCCAACCACTCCttcagaaaataaaaattccaTTTTGGTAAAATCTGCTTTATTAAAAGATTATATGGGTGTAAAAGTTACTGGTCCATGTAACGAAAATTTTGTTATGTTCTTAGTtcctcatatatatattgaagtTGATACAGAAGATACTTATATCGAATTAAGAACATCATTGAGAGAAACAGataatttcttattatttgaatCAAACAGTGGttcattagaaaaaaaaaaatatgtaaaagaaGAATCAGAAGGTACAAATGGAGAAAAAAATCCAAGTACAGGAACCGTTGAAGCACAAGATGAATCAGGTCCGACTACACGTGTAGATTCAAGTGAAAGTTCCAGTTCAAGATCAGACTCAAGTGGACGTTCTAATTCCGGAACAGGCTCAAGTGGAAGTTCAGGTTCAGGAAATTCAAACAATGGTCAAGCTGTATCAAGTAACGATTCTAACCAAAATAACAGaaatttacataatatatgtgCAACAGGAAAAACGTTCAAATTTGTAGTATATATTAAGGAAAATACATTAATACTTAAATGGAAAGTATACGGAAAGGAGGAAA ataACCAAGTCGATGTAAGAAAGTATAtgataaatgaaaaagaaagcCCAATTACTAGTATACTAATACATTCATACAAAGAACATAATGAGACAAACTTAATAGAAAGTAAAAACTATGTGTTAAGATCAGACGTTCCAG aaaaatGTGATGCTTTAGCTTCTAACTGCTTTTTAAGTGgtaattttaatattgaaaaatgCTTTCAATGCGCCCTTTTAGTAGAACccgaaaaaaataaagatgaatGTTTCAAATACTTATCTGAAGATATTAGAAATAAATTCACCGAAATAAAAGCTGAGAcagaagatgatgatgaagatgattaTACTGAATATAAATTAACCGAAtctattgataatatataa